The Chromatiaceae bacterium genome has a window encoding:
- a CDS encoding amino acid ABC transporter ATP-binding protein, with amino-acid sequence MALLEVRNLVKEFEGKPVLNGVDLNLEEGQVKVIMGPSGCGKSTLLRCINRLTDPTSGQVFFRGEEVTRPETDVRALRQRIGFVFQNFALYRHLSALDNIKLGLRKLRGLPDSEATARARHELRRMNMEDHERKFPAQLSGGQKQRVAIARALAMDPAVLFFDEPTSALDPRMAREVVALINQLYLDNVTMLCVTHDVFLARHVSDRVMFLDHGRVRAEGDADHLLEDHDDPHIRAFFGRGTEKP; translated from the coding sequence AGTCAGAAACCTGGTCAAGGAGTTCGAGGGCAAGCCGGTCCTGAACGGTGTCGATCTGAATCTTGAGGAGGGGCAAGTCAAGGTCATCATGGGGCCATCCGGCTGTGGCAAATCAACCCTGCTGAGATGTATCAACCGCTTGACCGACCCCACCTCGGGACAGGTGTTCTTTCGCGGCGAGGAGGTCACCCGTCCTGAAACGGATGTGCGCGCCTTGCGTCAGCGCATTGGTTTCGTCTTCCAGAACTTTGCCCTCTACCGTCATCTCAGTGCCCTGGACAACATCAAGCTGGGCCTGCGAAAACTCCGGGGTCTGCCCGACAGCGAGGCCACCGCCCGAGCCAGGCATGAACTGCGCCGCATGAATATGGAGGACCACGAGCGGAAGTTTCCGGCCCAACTCTCTGGCGGACAAAAACAGCGAGTGGCGATCGCCCGGGCCCTGGCCATGGACCCGGCGGTGCTCTTCTTTGACGAACCGACCTCGGCCCTGGATCCACGCATGGCACGGGAGGTCGTGGCCCTGATCAACCAGCTTTATCTGGATAATGTGACCATGCTCTGCGTCACCCATGATGTCTTTTTGGCCCGCCACGTATCCGATCGGGTGATGTTCCTGGACCATGGCCGAGTGCGGGCGGAGGGTGATGCCGATCACTTGCTGGAGGACCATGACGACCCGCATATTCGAGCCTTCTTTGGCCGCGGGACCGAAAAGCCATGA